Proteins from a genomic interval of Chanos chanos chromosome 3, fChaCha1.1, whole genome shotgun sequence:
- the LOC115807633 gene encoding cGMP-dependent protein kinase 1-like isoform X3 has product MGTLRDLQFALQTKIEELRQRDALIDELELELDTKDDLIRQLQGELDRQRAGLIPSCNRAQRLSTVPSEEPQRTKRQAISAEPTALDPSQLTHVTLTNYSKSEKSRELIQRALLENDFMKHLEASQILTITDCMHPTTVTKGCCVIQEGDDGSLVYVLEEGKVEVTKGGQKLCTIEPGKVFGELAILYNCTRTATVTALTDIKLWAIDRQGFQTIMMRTGLIRHSQYMELLRSVPSFKALTEDVLSKVADVLEETHYSDGDYLIRQGATGDTFFIISEGQVKVTQQKLANEEPVYLSTLSRGDWFGEQALKGEDVRTASVTAVGDVTCLVVDRESFRQLIGGLDDVSNRTYESDELKAKLEAEAEFFSSLSLSDFRVICTLGVGGFSRVELVQLKNDPARSFAMKVLKKRHIRDMSQQEHILSERRIMMEAHSPFTVRLYRTFRDPKYLYMLLEACLGGELWTLLRDRGSFDDGTTRFYTGCVVEALAFLHCRGIIYRDLKPENIILDHRGYAKLVDFGFAKKVGLGKKTWTFCGTPEYVAPEIILNKGHDVSADCWSLGILVFELLTGSPPFSGSDPMMTYNFILRGIDMVEFPKKITKSAANLIKRLCRDNPSERLGNQKNGVKDIQKHKWFEGFNWEGIREGTLAPPFTPTVDGPLDTSNFDCFPDDPEDPPPDEESGWDMEF; this is encoded by the exons ATGGGAACGCTACGGGACCTCCAGTTTGCTCTGCAGACTAAGATTGAGGAGCTCCGACAACGTGATGCCCTCATAGATGAACTGGAACTGGAGCTGGACACTAAAGATGACCTCATTAGACAGCTACAGGGAGAGCTGGACCGTCAGCGAGCTGGCCTGATTCCTTCA TGTAACAGAGCACAGA GACTGTCCACTGTTCCATCAGAGGAGCCACAGCGAACCAAGAGACAAGCCATCTCAGCAGAGCCTACTGCTCTGGACCCCAGTCAGCTCACCCACGTCACACTGACCAACTACAGCAAGAGTGAGAA GTCTCGTGAGCTGATCCAAAGGGCTCTGCTGGAGAATGACTTCATGAAGCATCTGGAGGCCAGTCAGATCCTGACCATTACCGACTGCATGCACCCCACCACTGTGACCAAAGGCTGCTGTGTTATCCAGGAGGGAGACGATGGCTCCCTGGTCTACGTGCTCGAGG aggggaaGGTGGAGGTGACTAAAGGTGGACAGAAACTGTGCACCATCGAGCCGGGAAAAGTGTTTGGAGAGCTGGCCATCCTCTACAACTGCACACGGACTGCCACTGTCACAG cGCTGACAGATATCAAACTATGGGCTATCGACCGACAGGGCTTCCAGACCATAATGATGAGAACAGGCCTGATCAGACACTCACAGTACATGGAGCTTCTCCGCAG TGTACCCTCCTTTAAGGCTCTGACTGAGGATGTTCTCAGTAAAGTGGCTGATGTTTTGGAGGAG actcactacAGCGATGGAGACTATCTTATCCGACAGGGGGCCACGGGAGACACATTCTTCATCATCAGTGAGGGACAG GTAAAGGTCACTCAGCAGAAATTAGCCAATGAGGAACCAGTATATCTGTCCACTCTCTCCAGAGGGGATTGGTTTGGAGAACAGGCATTAAAAGG cgAAGACGTGCGGACAGCAAGCGTAACAGCGGTCGGAGACGTCACCTGTCTTGTGGTGGACAGAGA GTCGTTCAGGCAGCTGATTGGTGGACTGGATGACGTCAGTAACCGAACTTACGAGAGTGATGAGCTGAAGGCCAA GTTGGAGGCAGAGGCAGAGTTTTTCTCCAGTTTGTCCCTCAGTGATTTTCGGGTGATCTGTACTCTGGGTGTGGGAGGTTTCAGCCGCGTGGAGCTG GTGCAGCTGAAGAACGATCCCGCACGATCCTTTGCCATGAAGGTTCTGAAGAAGCGTCACATTCGGGACATGAGTCAGCAGGAACACATCCTGTCCGAGAGACGCATTATGATGGAAGCACACAGTCCTTTCACTGTcag GCTGTACCGGACCTTCCGAGATCCCAAGTACCTGTACATGTTACTGGAGGCGTGTCTGGGCGGGGAACTGTGGACTCTCctgagagacag GGGCTCTTTCGATGACGGCACCACGCGGTTCTACACGGGCTGTGTCGTGGAAGCGTTGGCTTTCCTCCACTGCCGCGGCATCATCTACAGAGACCTCAAGCCTGAGAACATCATTCTGGACCATCGCGGATACGCGAAGCTG GTGGATTTTGGCTTTGCTAAAAAAGTGGGTTTGGGGAAGAAAACGTGGACATTCTGTGGTACGCCTGAGTACGTGGCTCCGGAGATCATCCTGAACAAAGGTCACGATGTGTCTGCAGACTGCTGGTCTCTGGGCATTCTCGTCTTCGAGCTCCTGACAGGAAG TCCACCTTTCTCAGGGTCGGATCCCATGATGACCTACAACTTCATTCTCAGAGGAATTGATATGGTGGAATTTCCAAAGAAAATCACTAAGAGTGCAGCTAACCTGATCAAGAGACTCTGCAG GGACAACCCCTCAGAGAGACTCGGGAACCAGAAGAACGGGGTTAAGGACATCCAGAAACACAA gtgGTTTGAAGGGTTTAATTGGGAGGGCATTCGGGAAGGCACTCTAGCACCCCCCTTCACACCCACG GTCGACGGGCCTCTGGACACCAGCAATTTTGACTGTTTCCCTGACGACCCCGAGGACCCCCCACCCGATGAGGAGTCTGGCTGGGACATGGAGTTCTGA
- the LOC115807633 gene encoding cGMP-dependent protein kinase 1-like isoform X1: protein MGTLRDLQFALQTKIEELRQRDALIDELELELDTKDDLIRQLQGELDRQRAGLIPSVSSGSGNATGLSTVPSEEPQRTKRQAISAEPTALDPSQLTHVTLTNYSKSEKSRELIQRALLENDFMKHLEASQILTITDCMHPTTVTKGCCVIQEGDDGSLVYVLEEGKVEVTKGGQKLCTIEPGKVFGELAILYNCTRTATVTALTDIKLWAIDRQGFQTIMMRTGLIRHSQYMELLRSVPSFKALTEDVLSKVADVLEETHYSDGDYLIRQGATGDTFFIISEGQVKVTQQKLANEEPVYLSTLSRGDWFGEQALKGEDVRTASVTAVGDVTCLVVDRESFRQLIGGLDDVSNRTYESDELKAKLEAEAEFFSSLSLSDFRVICTLGVGGFSRVELVQLKNDPARSFAMKVLKKRHIRDMSQQEHILSERRIMMEAHSPFTVRLYRTFRDPKYLYMLLEACLGGELWTLLRDRGSFDDGTTRFYTGCVVEALAFLHCRGIIYRDLKPENIILDHRGYAKLVDFGFAKKVGLGKKTWTFCGTPEYVAPEIILNKGHDVSADCWSLGILVFELLTGSPPFSGSDPMMTYNFILRGIDMVEFPKKITKSAANLIKRLCRDNPSERLGNQKNGVKDIQKHKWFEGFNWEGIREGTLAPPFTPTVDGPLDTSNFDCFPDDPEDPPPDEESGWDMEF from the exons ATGGGAACGCTACGGGACCTCCAGTTTGCTCTGCAGACTAAGATTGAGGAGCTCCGACAACGTGATGCCCTCATAGATGAACTGGAACTGGAGCTGGACACTAAAGATGACCTCATTAGACAGCTACAGGGAGAGCTGGACCGTCAGCGAGCTGGCCTGATTCCTTCAGTCTCGTCAGGCTCAGGCAATGCCACAG GACTGTCCACTGTTCCATCAGAGGAGCCACAGCGAACCAAGAGACAAGCCATCTCAGCAGAGCCTACTGCTCTGGACCCCAGTCAGCTCACCCACGTCACACTGACCAACTACAGCAAGAGTGAGAA GTCTCGTGAGCTGATCCAAAGGGCTCTGCTGGAGAATGACTTCATGAAGCATCTGGAGGCCAGTCAGATCCTGACCATTACCGACTGCATGCACCCCACCACTGTGACCAAAGGCTGCTGTGTTATCCAGGAGGGAGACGATGGCTCCCTGGTCTACGTGCTCGAGG aggggaaGGTGGAGGTGACTAAAGGTGGACAGAAACTGTGCACCATCGAGCCGGGAAAAGTGTTTGGAGAGCTGGCCATCCTCTACAACTGCACACGGACTGCCACTGTCACAG cGCTGACAGATATCAAACTATGGGCTATCGACCGACAGGGCTTCCAGACCATAATGATGAGAACAGGCCTGATCAGACACTCACAGTACATGGAGCTTCTCCGCAG TGTACCCTCCTTTAAGGCTCTGACTGAGGATGTTCTCAGTAAAGTGGCTGATGTTTTGGAGGAG actcactacAGCGATGGAGACTATCTTATCCGACAGGGGGCCACGGGAGACACATTCTTCATCATCAGTGAGGGACAG GTAAAGGTCACTCAGCAGAAATTAGCCAATGAGGAACCAGTATATCTGTCCACTCTCTCCAGAGGGGATTGGTTTGGAGAACAGGCATTAAAAGG cgAAGACGTGCGGACAGCAAGCGTAACAGCGGTCGGAGACGTCACCTGTCTTGTGGTGGACAGAGA GTCGTTCAGGCAGCTGATTGGTGGACTGGATGACGTCAGTAACCGAACTTACGAGAGTGATGAGCTGAAGGCCAA GTTGGAGGCAGAGGCAGAGTTTTTCTCCAGTTTGTCCCTCAGTGATTTTCGGGTGATCTGTACTCTGGGTGTGGGAGGTTTCAGCCGCGTGGAGCTG GTGCAGCTGAAGAACGATCCCGCACGATCCTTTGCCATGAAGGTTCTGAAGAAGCGTCACATTCGGGACATGAGTCAGCAGGAACACATCCTGTCCGAGAGACGCATTATGATGGAAGCACACAGTCCTTTCACTGTcag GCTGTACCGGACCTTCCGAGATCCCAAGTACCTGTACATGTTACTGGAGGCGTGTCTGGGCGGGGAACTGTGGACTCTCctgagagacag GGGCTCTTTCGATGACGGCACCACGCGGTTCTACACGGGCTGTGTCGTGGAAGCGTTGGCTTTCCTCCACTGCCGCGGCATCATCTACAGAGACCTCAAGCCTGAGAACATCATTCTGGACCATCGCGGATACGCGAAGCTG GTGGATTTTGGCTTTGCTAAAAAAGTGGGTTTGGGGAAGAAAACGTGGACATTCTGTGGTACGCCTGAGTACGTGGCTCCGGAGATCATCCTGAACAAAGGTCACGATGTGTCTGCAGACTGCTGGTCTCTGGGCATTCTCGTCTTCGAGCTCCTGACAGGAAG TCCACCTTTCTCAGGGTCGGATCCCATGATGACCTACAACTTCATTCTCAGAGGAATTGATATGGTGGAATTTCCAAAGAAAATCACTAAGAGTGCAGCTAACCTGATCAAGAGACTCTGCAG GGACAACCCCTCAGAGAGACTCGGGAACCAGAAGAACGGGGTTAAGGACATCCAGAAACACAA gtgGTTTGAAGGGTTTAATTGGGAGGGCATTCGGGAAGGCACTCTAGCACCCCCCTTCACACCCACG GTCGACGGGCCTCTGGACACCAGCAATTTTGACTGTTTCCCTGACGACCCCGAGGACCCCCCACCCGATGAGGAGTCTGGCTGGGACATGGAGTTCTGA
- the rhobtb2b gene encoding rho-related BTB domain-containing protein 2 produces the protein MHHLTSLRSQFSDAEMDYERPNVETIKCVVVGDNAVGKTRLICARACNATLTQYQLLATHVPTVWAIDQYRVCQEVLERSRDVVDDVSVSLRLWDTFGDHHKDRRFAYGRSDVVVLCFSIANPNSLFHVKTMWYPEIKHFCPRAPVILVGCQLDLRYADLEAVNRGRRPLARPIKSDEILAPEKGREVAKELGLPYYETSVVAQFGVKDVFDNAIRAALISRRHLQFWKSHLRNVQRPLLQAPFLPPKPPPPLITVPPPPSAAERPPARLLEDPLCADVVLVLQGHQRVFAHKVYLATASSKFYDLFLTDTRAEAEVQRPGRQPAAGAAGVDVPDSRDEENKANVEECPSDGALLGGAVDLDGDSADGRTGKLQSSWGRAFISIQRELVEDPVTNSPRPITVVHMDPSVLIGPFRVVLRYLYTGQLDEGERDLMHIAHIAELLEVFDLRMMVANILNNEAFMNQEITKAFHVRRTNRVKECLAKGTFSDVVFKLDDGTVHAHKPLLISSCDWMAAMFGGPFVESCTREVLFPNTTRSSMQAVLEYLYTGRFCPRPDLDAMELLILANRLCLPHLVALTELYTVNVLKEAVAMGTDIDGEVLLYLDMAQFHCAYQLTDWCLHHICTNYNNVCRKFPRDVRAKSAENQEYFEKHRWPPVWYLKEDDHYQRTRKEREKEECLYQKRQSKKKWALWNLPSSTPSPPSSSSSPSSSSDSAAIL, from the exons GTCCCAGTTTTCTGACGCTGAGATGGATTATGAGAGACCAAACGTCGAGACCATCAAATGTGTGGTGGTTGGAGACAACGCCGTCGGAAAAACTCGACTCATCTGTGCGCGAGCTTGCAACGCTACTCTGACCCAGTACCAGCTCCTGGCCACACACGTGCCGACCGTCTGGGCCATAGACCAGTACCGAGTCTGCCAGGAG GTGTTGGAGCGCTCCAGGGATGTAGTTGATGATGTCAGCGTGTCCCTGCGTTTGTGGGATACTTTTGGGGATCACCATAAAGACCGGCGGTTTGCGTATGGAAG GTCTGATGTGGTGGTCTTGTGCTTCTCTATAGCCAACCCGAACTCTCTATTTCACGTGAAGACCATGTGGTATCCGGAGATTAAACATTTCTGTCCCCGTGCACCTGTCATCCTGGTTGGCTGTCAGTTGGACCTGCGATATGCCGACCTGGAGGCCGTGAACAGGGGCAGAAGGCCTCTGGCCAG GCCGATCAAGTCCGATGAGATCCTGGCTCCGGAGAAGGGTCGTGAGGTGGCCAAAGAGCTGGGCCTGCCTTACTACGAGACCAGTGTGGTGGCCCAGTTTGGGGTGAAGGACGTGTTTGACAACGCCATCCGCGCCGCGCTCATCTCGCGACGACACCTGCAGTTTTGGAAGTCCCATCTACGCAACGTACAGCGGCCCCTCCTGCAAGCCCCTTTCCTGCCgcccaaacccccaccccccctcatcACTGTCCCGCCTCCCCCCTCCGCCGCAGAGAGGCCCCCTGCCCGGCTGCTGGAGGACCCGCTGTGTGCCGACGTCGTGCTGGTCCTGCAAGGTCACCAGCGTGTTTTTGCTCATAAGGTTTACCTGGCCACAGCTTCCTCCAAATTCTACGACCTGTTCTTAACAGACACACGAGCCGAGGCAGAGGTCCAGCGTCCCGGCCGACAGCCGGCCGCGGGCGCCGCCGGTGTTGACGTACCTGACAGTCGTGACGAGGAGAATAAGGCGAACGTCGAGGAATGCCCCAGTGATGGGGCTCTGCTCGGAGGAGCCGTGGATTTGGACGGAGACTCAGCGGATGGGAGAACGGGAAAGCTCCAGTCGTCCTGGGGGCGGGCCTTCATCAGCATCCAGAGGGAGTTGGTGGAGGATCCTGTCACGAACTCACCACGTCCTATAACGGTGGTCCACATGGACCCGTCTGTGCTGATTGGTCCGTTTCGCGTCGTGCTACGCTACCTCTACACGGGCCAGCTGGACGAGGGCGAACGAGACCTGATGCACATCGCCCACATCGCTGAGCTGCTGGAGGTGTTTGATCTGCGTATGATGGTTGCCAACATCCTCAATAACGAAGCATTCATGAACCAGGAAATCACCAAGGCCTTTCATGTTCGAAGGACCAATCGCGTGAAAGAGTGCTTGGCCAAAGGAACCTTCTCAG ATGTAGTTTTTAAACTGGACGACGGCACCGTACACGCCCACAAGCCCCTGCTCATCTCCAGCTGTGATTGGATGGCTGCCATGTTCGGAGGGCCTTTTGTTGAAAGCTGCACCAGAGAG GTGTTGTTCCCGAACACTACACGGAGCAGCATGCAGGCTGTGCTGGAGTACCTCTACACTGGACGCTTCTGCCCCAGACCGGACCTGGACGCCATGGAACTCCTCATCCTGGCAAACCGCCTCTGCCTGCCACACCTGGTCGCCCTCACAG AGCTTTACACTGTGAACGTGCTGAAGGAggctgttgccatgggaacagACATTGATGGAGAGGTATTGTTATACCTGGACATGGCTCAG TTTCATTGTGCCTACCAGTTAACCGACTGGTGCCTTCACCACATCTGCACCAACTACAACAACGTGTGTCGTAAATTTCCCAGAGACGTGAGGGCCAAATCAGCAG AGAACCAGGAGTACTTTGAGAAGCACCGTTGGCCTCCGGTGTGGTATCTGAAAGAAGACGACCACTATCAGAGAacacggaaagagagagagaaagaggagtgttTGTACCAGAAACGACAGAGCAAGAAAAAATGGGCTCTCTGGAACCTTCCCTCATCCACCCCAAGCCCcccctcttcatcatcatcaccctcctcttcctccgacTCAGCAGCCATCCTCTGA
- the lage3 gene encoding L antigen family member 3-like: MASSDLGTNNHTEQKLEFSLEVPLPSAREAHIALQSLSPDREPRKGGITKKLSASGNMLSAHWTADEARILRVSVGSFLDHLSLVLETMDAFGPPAPQ, translated from the exons ATGGCGTCGTCGGATTTGGGAACGAATAACCACACCGAACAGAAACTGGAATT TTCACTGGAAGTCCCTTTACCGTCTGCGCGTGAAGCGCACATAGCTCTGCAGTCTCTGTCCCCTGATCGCGAGCCACGGAAAGGGGGGATTACGAAGAAACTCAGTGCATCGGGGAACATGTTGTCTGC ACACTGGACGGCAGATGAGGCTCGTATTCTCCGTGTTTCAGTCGGGTCGTTTCTGGATCATCTATCGCTGGTTTTGGAGACTATGGATGCATTTGGACCTCCTGCTCCACAATAA
- the LOC115807633 gene encoding cGMP-dependent protein kinase 1-like isoform X2: protein MGTLRDLQFALQTKIEELRQRDALIDELELELDTKDDLIRQLQGELDRQRAGLIPSVSSGSGNATEEPQRTKRQAISAEPTALDPSQLTHVTLTNYSKSEKSRELIQRALLENDFMKHLEASQILTITDCMHPTTVTKGCCVIQEGDDGSLVYVLEEGKVEVTKGGQKLCTIEPGKVFGELAILYNCTRTATVTALTDIKLWAIDRQGFQTIMMRTGLIRHSQYMELLRSVPSFKALTEDVLSKVADVLEETHYSDGDYLIRQGATGDTFFIISEGQVKVTQQKLANEEPVYLSTLSRGDWFGEQALKGEDVRTASVTAVGDVTCLVVDRESFRQLIGGLDDVSNRTYESDELKAKLEAEAEFFSSLSLSDFRVICTLGVGGFSRVELVQLKNDPARSFAMKVLKKRHIRDMSQQEHILSERRIMMEAHSPFTVRLYRTFRDPKYLYMLLEACLGGELWTLLRDRGSFDDGTTRFYTGCVVEALAFLHCRGIIYRDLKPENIILDHRGYAKLVDFGFAKKVGLGKKTWTFCGTPEYVAPEIILNKGHDVSADCWSLGILVFELLTGSPPFSGSDPMMTYNFILRGIDMVEFPKKITKSAANLIKRLCRDNPSERLGNQKNGVKDIQKHKWFEGFNWEGIREGTLAPPFTPTVDGPLDTSNFDCFPDDPEDPPPDEESGWDMEF, encoded by the exons ATGGGAACGCTACGGGACCTCCAGTTTGCTCTGCAGACTAAGATTGAGGAGCTCCGACAACGTGATGCCCTCATAGATGAACTGGAACTGGAGCTGGACACTAAAGATGACCTCATTAGACAGCTACAGGGAGAGCTGGACCGTCAGCGAGCTGGCCTGATTCCTTCAGTCTCGTCAGGCTCAGGCAATGCCACAG AGGAGCCACAGCGAACCAAGAGACAAGCCATCTCAGCAGAGCCTACTGCTCTGGACCCCAGTCAGCTCACCCACGTCACACTGACCAACTACAGCAAGAGTGAGAA GTCTCGTGAGCTGATCCAAAGGGCTCTGCTGGAGAATGACTTCATGAAGCATCTGGAGGCCAGTCAGATCCTGACCATTACCGACTGCATGCACCCCACCACTGTGACCAAAGGCTGCTGTGTTATCCAGGAGGGAGACGATGGCTCCCTGGTCTACGTGCTCGAGG aggggaaGGTGGAGGTGACTAAAGGTGGACAGAAACTGTGCACCATCGAGCCGGGAAAAGTGTTTGGAGAGCTGGCCATCCTCTACAACTGCACACGGACTGCCACTGTCACAG cGCTGACAGATATCAAACTATGGGCTATCGACCGACAGGGCTTCCAGACCATAATGATGAGAACAGGCCTGATCAGACACTCACAGTACATGGAGCTTCTCCGCAG TGTACCCTCCTTTAAGGCTCTGACTGAGGATGTTCTCAGTAAAGTGGCTGATGTTTTGGAGGAG actcactacAGCGATGGAGACTATCTTATCCGACAGGGGGCCACGGGAGACACATTCTTCATCATCAGTGAGGGACAG GTAAAGGTCACTCAGCAGAAATTAGCCAATGAGGAACCAGTATATCTGTCCACTCTCTCCAGAGGGGATTGGTTTGGAGAACAGGCATTAAAAGG cgAAGACGTGCGGACAGCAAGCGTAACAGCGGTCGGAGACGTCACCTGTCTTGTGGTGGACAGAGA GTCGTTCAGGCAGCTGATTGGTGGACTGGATGACGTCAGTAACCGAACTTACGAGAGTGATGAGCTGAAGGCCAA GTTGGAGGCAGAGGCAGAGTTTTTCTCCAGTTTGTCCCTCAGTGATTTTCGGGTGATCTGTACTCTGGGTGTGGGAGGTTTCAGCCGCGTGGAGCTG GTGCAGCTGAAGAACGATCCCGCACGATCCTTTGCCATGAAGGTTCTGAAGAAGCGTCACATTCGGGACATGAGTCAGCAGGAACACATCCTGTCCGAGAGACGCATTATGATGGAAGCACACAGTCCTTTCACTGTcag GCTGTACCGGACCTTCCGAGATCCCAAGTACCTGTACATGTTACTGGAGGCGTGTCTGGGCGGGGAACTGTGGACTCTCctgagagacag GGGCTCTTTCGATGACGGCACCACGCGGTTCTACACGGGCTGTGTCGTGGAAGCGTTGGCTTTCCTCCACTGCCGCGGCATCATCTACAGAGACCTCAAGCCTGAGAACATCATTCTGGACCATCGCGGATACGCGAAGCTG GTGGATTTTGGCTTTGCTAAAAAAGTGGGTTTGGGGAAGAAAACGTGGACATTCTGTGGTACGCCTGAGTACGTGGCTCCGGAGATCATCCTGAACAAAGGTCACGATGTGTCTGCAGACTGCTGGTCTCTGGGCATTCTCGTCTTCGAGCTCCTGACAGGAAG TCCACCTTTCTCAGGGTCGGATCCCATGATGACCTACAACTTCATTCTCAGAGGAATTGATATGGTGGAATTTCCAAAGAAAATCACTAAGAGTGCAGCTAACCTGATCAAGAGACTCTGCAG GGACAACCCCTCAGAGAGACTCGGGAACCAGAAGAACGGGGTTAAGGACATCCAGAAACACAA gtgGTTTGAAGGGTTTAATTGGGAGGGCATTCGGGAAGGCACTCTAGCACCCCCCTTCACACCCACG GTCGACGGGCCTCTGGACACCAGCAATTTTGACTGTTTCCCTGACGACCCCGAGGACCCCCCACCCGATGAGGAGTCTGGCTGGGACATGGAGTTCTGA